A stretch of Pseudoclavibacter chungangensis DNA encodes these proteins:
- the rsmG gene encoding 16S rRNA (guanine(527)-N(7))-methyltransferase RsmG: MTNPSLPADLESEPDIAAQLFGDTIEQAREYTFALASHGEELGLVGPAEYPRLWTRHIVNSVLLAPLLHGTVGDIGSGAGLPGLPLAIARPDVHLTLIEPMERRTDWLQSQVEALGLTNVTVVRARAEEVHDEYTFDQVTARAVSALSKLIPITVPLLREGGELILLKGRSAEAEIEKAAKMIRKFRLHDVRVEELGSDLETEPTRVLRAMHGDSAE; encoded by the coding sequence TTGACCAACCCGTCGCTTCCAGCGGACCTCGAGTCCGAGCCCGACATCGCCGCTCAGCTGTTCGGAGACACGATCGAACAGGCACGCGAGTACACGTTCGCCCTTGCCTCCCATGGTGAGGAACTCGGTCTCGTCGGCCCCGCAGAGTACCCGCGGCTCTGGACCCGTCACATTGTGAACTCGGTTCTTCTGGCACCCCTCCTTCACGGTACGGTCGGTGACATCGGCTCCGGGGCGGGTCTCCCCGGCCTTCCTCTTGCGATCGCCCGTCCCGATGTGCACCTCACGCTCATCGAGCCGATGGAGCGCCGCACCGATTGGTTGCAGTCACAAGTCGAGGCACTGGGACTCACGAACGTCACCGTCGTCCGCGCTCGAGCGGAGGAGGTGCATGACGAGTACACCTTCGACCAGGTGACCGCTCGGGCGGTGTCGGCATTGAGCAAGCTCATCCCGATCACGGTTCCGCTCCTGCGCGAGGGAGGTGAGCTCATCCTCCTCAAGGGACGGTCGGCTGAGGCGGAGATCGAGAAGGCGGCCAAGATGATCAGGAAGTTCCGTCTGCACGATGTCCGTGTCGAGGAACTGGGCTCGGATCTCGAAACGGAGCCCACGCGTGTGCTGCGAGCGATGCACGGGGACTCGGCCGAGTGA
- a CDS encoding ParA family protein has translation MGDNGDASVGGRTSVTKQSNSGDGDPSVDESPIATELNALTERRIRLVKTSVPLPEQTRIFTVSNQKGGVGKTTTTVNLAAALATTGARVLVIDLDPQGNASTALGVEHRGDVPGIYEALLDGRPLDELMSESPDVDNLWCVPATLDLAGSEVELVSLEHREFRLRQAIAGFLAAHDDPKTFFHYIFIDCPPSLGLLTVNAFVAAREVLIPIQCEYYALEGLSQLITNVNRLAEHLNPDLRLTTILLTMYDGRTRLAQEVAAEVRTHFPSETLETVIPRSVRISEAPSYGQTVISYDPNSTGAVSYREAAVEIAQRGAN, from the coding sequence ATGGGCGACAATGGAGACGCATCAGTGGGTGGAAGGACGAGTGTGACGAAACAGAGCAACTCGGGCGACGGTGACCCTTCCGTCGACGAGTCCCCGATCGCGACGGAACTCAACGCCCTGACCGAACGCCGCATCAGACTCGTCAAGACGTCTGTGCCGCTCCCCGAGCAGACTCGGATCTTCACGGTGTCCAACCAGAAGGGTGGCGTGGGCAAGACCACGACGACGGTCAATCTCGCGGCTGCCCTCGCGACGACCGGTGCTCGAGTCCTCGTGATCGACCTGGATCCGCAGGGCAACGCCTCGACCGCACTCGGTGTGGAACACCGCGGTGACGTCCCCGGCATCTACGAAGCACTCCTCGACGGCCGCCCGCTCGACGAGCTGATGAGCGAGAGCCCGGATGTGGACAATCTCTGGTGCGTACCGGCGACGCTCGACCTCGCGGGTTCCGAGGTCGAACTCGTTTCGCTCGAGCACCGCGAATTCCGTCTCCGACAGGCGATAGCCGGGTTCCTGGCCGCGCACGACGACCCGAAGACCTTCTTCCACTACATCTTCATCGACTGCCCTCCATCGCTCGGTCTCCTGACAGTGAACGCGTTCGTCGCCGCCCGTGAGGTGCTCATTCCGATCCAGTGCGAGTACTACGCACTCGAAGGACTGAGCCAGCTCATCACGAACGTCAACCGCCTGGCCGAGCACCTGAATCCCGACCTTCGCCTCACCACGATCCTCTTGACCATGTACGACGGTCGCACGCGCTTGGCACAAGAGGTCGCGGCAGAGGTTCGCACACACTTCCCGTCCGAGACGCTCGAGACGGTGATTCCTCGATCGGTTCGTATCTCGGAGGCCCCGAGCTACGGACAGACCGTCATCTCCTACGACCCGAATTCCACGGGCGCCGTCTCCTACCGCGAGGCCGCGGTCGAGATCGCCCAGCGAGGAGCGAACTGA
- a CDS encoding ParB/RepB/Spo0J family partition protein yields MKAPKSASPKTNASSARSTKRSTSGRTNTGSGTSTNAKGAGTASGKTTRSKATTSTTSAPSDRSRQRGEDSSTDSVVEQNANDEAAEASTRETPVGDATNGVEATDRGESTAAQQAPVPDRTHDESDAADLLPIPGASLRQVEPTQVVPNAWQPRREFDEEALAELVHSVREFGLLQPIVVRPIPEEHPLAGEAEYELIMGERRLRASKAAGLETIPAIVKETPDDVMLRDALLENLHRSQLNPLEEASAYQQLLDDFGITQEELAQRIGRSRPQVSNTLRLLKLPLEVQRRVAAGVLSAGHARAVLSVGEPTGMAQLADKIINEDLSVRAAEAAAAKVGARSTQSTGESGGTSGGSLTGYLDEVGERLGDRLNTRVKVTLRRTKGQIVVDFASVADLNRILGELGEDVGDAN; encoded by the coding sequence GTGAAGGCACCGAAGTCCGCATCACCGAAGACGAACGCATCGTCCGCTCGTTCCACGAAGCGATCGACGTCCGGCCGCACCAACACCGGTAGCGGGACGTCGACAAATGCGAAGGGGGCGGGCACCGCTTCCGGTAAGACGACGCGGTCGAAAGCCACGACATCGACCACGAGCGCACCATCAGACCGGTCCCGGCAACGAGGCGAGGATTCCTCGACCGACTCGGTCGTCGAGCAGAACGCGAACGATGAGGCTGCGGAGGCGAGCACGCGGGAGACACCCGTCGGCGACGCGACGAACGGTGTCGAGGCGACGGACCGCGGTGAATCGACCGCGGCGCAGCAGGCCCCGGTACCCGACCGCACGCACGATGAGTCCGACGCTGCAGACCTCCTGCCGATCCCCGGTGCGAGTCTCCGCCAGGTCGAGCCCACCCAGGTCGTTCCCAATGCCTGGCAGCCGCGACGCGAGTTCGACGAGGAGGCACTGGCCGAGCTCGTCCACTCCGTACGCGAGTTCGGACTCCTGCAGCCGATCGTGGTGCGCCCCATTCCGGAGGAGCATCCGCTCGCGGGCGAGGCCGAGTACGAGCTCATCATGGGTGAGCGACGTCTCCGTGCCTCGAAGGCGGCCGGACTCGAGACGATCCCTGCCATCGTCAAGGAGACGCCTGACGATGTCATGCTCCGCGATGCACTCCTCGAGAACCTCCATCGCAGTCAGCTGAATCCTCTTGAAGAGGCGAGCGCCTACCAACAGCTCCTGGACGACTTCGGGATCACGCAGGAGGAGCTGGCACAACGGATCGGGCGATCGCGCCCGCAGGTGAGCAACACGCTTCGTCTGCTGAAGCTGCCGCTCGAGGTGCAGCGGCGCGTCGCGGCAGGCGTGCTCTCTGCCGGACATGCTCGCGCGGTGCTCTCCGTGGGCGAGCCGACGGGGATGGCCCAGCTCGCCGACAAGATCATCAACGAGGACCTGTCGGTGCGCGCGGCCGAAGCGGCGGCAGCGAAGGTGGGTGCTCGCTCGACGCAATCGACCGGAGAGTCGGGGGGAACGTCGGGCGGGAGCCTCACGGGATACCTCGACGAGGTCGGGGAGCGCTTGGGCGACCGGTTGAACACACGCGTGAAGGTGACCCTGCGGAGGACGAAGGGCCAGATCGTGGTCGATTTCGCGTCGGTCGCCGACCTCAACCGCATTCTCGGCGAGCTCGGCGAGGACGTGGGCGACGCGAACTGA
- the erm gene encoding 23S ribosomal RNA methyltransferase Erm yields MSSRHPGSHELGQNFLVDRAVVDRVVALVRRSPGPIFEIGPGEGSLTLPLERLNRRITAVELDPRLADRLSARVGSRTTVRHGDALRVPVPAGTRVVVGNLPFHVTTAMLRSLLESARWSEAVLIVQWEVARRRAAVGGATLMTAEWWPWFEFALEQRVPARAFRPRPSVDGGLLTISRRSAPLVPPARRTAYRRFVRAVFGGRGRGLAAIAERLVAPEQRAIVVAWLAGEGLGRGALPRDLTAAQWATLFGLAVPVRGGTRPSRSEPGRDATPAPPRAPMRRARKQGRRP; encoded by the coding sequence ATGTCATCCCGTCACCCCGGTTCGCACGAACTCGGTCAGAACTTCCTCGTCGACCGCGCGGTCGTGGATCGCGTCGTGGCGCTCGTGCGCCGCTCACCCGGTCCGATCTTCGAGATCGGGCCCGGGGAGGGCTCGCTCACGCTGCCACTCGAACGCCTGAACCGTCGGATCACGGCGGTGGAACTCGACCCGCGACTCGCGGACCGACTGTCCGCCCGCGTCGGCTCTCGAACGACCGTGCGGCACGGTGATGCGCTGCGTGTCCCGGTACCCGCCGGGACACGCGTCGTCGTCGGGAACCTTCCCTTCCATGTCACGACGGCCATGCTGAGGTCGCTGCTGGAGTCCGCGCGCTGGTCGGAGGCGGTACTCATCGTGCAGTGGGAGGTCGCTCGTCGTCGGGCCGCGGTCGGCGGTGCGACCCTCATGACCGCGGAGTGGTGGCCGTGGTTCGAGTTCGCCCTCGAGCAACGTGTTCCCGCGCGGGCGTTCCGTCCACGGCCGAGCGTCGACGGTGGTCTCCTCACCATCAGTCGACGTTCCGCGCCGCTCGTGCCGCCCGCACGACGAACGGCCTATCGTCGGTTCGTGCGCGCGGTCTTCGGAGGCCGCGGCCGCGGACTCGCAGCGATCGCCGAGCGGCTCGTCGCTCCGGAACAGCGCGCGATCGTCGTCGCGTGGCTCGCCGGCGAGGGCCTCGGACGTGGGGCGCTCCCCCGGGACCTCACGGCCGCACAGTGGGCGACGCTCTTCGGCCTGGCCGTGCCCGTCCGAGGAGGCACGCGTCCGTCACGCTCCGAGCCGGGACGGGATGCGACGCCGGCACCGCCTCGTGCACCGATGCGTCGTGCGCGAAAGCAGGGACGCCGTCCGTGA
- a CDS encoding D-alanine--D-alanine ligase family protein, translating into MSTSSLHVAILAGGISHERDVSLRSGRRVADALTRVGVEVEVIDPGADVISRLRASSPDVVWPVLHGASGEDGALYALLRAAHLPYVGSKPGAARFAWNKGTSKVLAKRAGLQTPDSIVLPNSIFKELGPETVIAGISDGLQFPAVVKPLEGGSAQGVSFVEALEDFPQALVTALTYGDTVLIERRIVGREVMVGVVDTGDGLRALPAVEVVPRSGVFDYAARYNAGETTYFAPARLDEATAARTAETALVAARTIGLRDLARVDMIIDEDDVPWFIEADSIPGLTETSLLPLGIEAAGLSLGEVYSAIARVAAERGSEAYGHASSGEAPAVAAPADAAERNADESVVDAD; encoded by the coding sequence ATGAGCACCAGCAGCCTGCACGTCGCCATCCTCGCCGGCGGCATCTCACACGAGCGGGACGTCTCGCTCCGTTCGGGTCGACGAGTCGCCGACGCGCTCACGCGTGTCGGCGTCGAGGTCGAGGTCATCGACCCGGGTGCCGACGTCATCTCGCGTCTGCGTGCCTCGTCGCCCGATGTCGTATGGCCCGTGCTCCACGGCGCATCGGGTGAGGACGGCGCGCTCTACGCGCTCCTGCGCGCGGCGCACCTGCCGTACGTCGGCTCGAAGCCGGGCGCGGCCCGTTTCGCCTGGAACAAGGGCACCTCGAAGGTGCTCGCGAAGCGGGCGGGACTGCAGACCCCCGATTCGATCGTGCTGCCCAACAGCATCTTCAAGGAGCTCGGTCCCGAGACCGTGATCGCCGGCATCTCCGACGGCCTGCAGTTCCCTGCCGTCGTGAAGCCGCTCGAGGGTGGCTCCGCGCAGGGCGTCTCGTTCGTCGAGGCGCTCGAGGACTTCCCCCAGGCGCTCGTGACGGCGCTCACCTACGGCGACACCGTGCTCATCGAGCGACGGATCGTCGGCCGTGAGGTCATGGTGGGTGTCGTGGACACGGGTGACGGGCTGCGGGCGCTCCCCGCCGTCGAGGTGGTCCCGCGTTCGGGCGTCTTCGACTACGCCGCCCGCTACAACGCGGGTGAGACGACCTACTTCGCACCGGCTCGTCTCGACGAGGCCACCGCAGCGCGGACGGCCGAGACGGCGCTCGTCGCCGCACGCACGATCGGGCTGCGCGACCTCGCCCGCGTCGACATGATCATCGACGAGGACGACGTGCCGTGGTTCATCGAGGCGGACTCGATTCCCGGTCTCACCGAGACCTCGCTGTTGCCCCTCGGCATCGAGGCGGCCGGGCTCTCGCTCGGTGAGGTCTATTCGGCGATCGCGCGGGTCGCCGCGGAGCGCGGCTCCGAGGCGTACGGCCACGCGTCGTCCGGTGAGGCTCCCGCCGTTGCGGCGCCGGCCGATGCGGCGGAGCGGAACGCGGACGAATCGGTGGTCGACGCCGACTGA
- a CDS encoding PLP-dependent aminotransferase family protein — translation MTPIGVGPQQAGRNLDPWFDSYAARTAGLSASEVRALFAVASRPEVVSLAGGMPFVEALPEELIESAFRTMMSEHGAEALQYGGGQGIPQIREMILEVMALEGITDASADDIVTTTGSQHALDLVAKLFLDPGDVVLAESPSYVGAIGTFRSYQADVVHVDIDADGLDPDALSATITRLRAEGRHIKFLYTVANFNNPSAITMSLERRRQILEICRREHILILEDNPYGLLYFDEPAPPAIRSLDADGVIYLGSFSKILSPGLRVGYVLAPHAIREKLILAVESSILSPSTFNQWVVTEYLRQSDWQEQIEEYRGVYRERRDAMDEALREHLPQFTWTKPGGGFFTWLQLSEDLDSKQMLPRAVTELVAYTPGTAFFADGRGHHEMRLSFCFPTPDRIRTGVRRLANVINGELELLDTFRGTTRRTIADTGVVTPPPNIN, via the coding sequence GTGACACCGATCGGCGTCGGCCCGCAGCAGGCCGGACGCAACCTCGACCCCTGGTTCGACAGCTACGCCGCACGCACGGCGGGGTTGAGCGCGAGCGAGGTGCGAGCCCTCTTCGCCGTCGCCTCGAGGCCCGAGGTGGTCTCCCTGGCAGGCGGCATGCCGTTCGTGGAGGCGCTTCCCGAGGAGCTCATCGAGTCGGCGTTCCGCACGATGATGTCCGAGCACGGCGCCGAGGCGTTGCAGTACGGCGGCGGGCAGGGCATTCCGCAGATCCGCGAGATGATCCTCGAGGTCATGGCGCTCGAGGGCATCACGGACGCGTCGGCCGACGACATCGTCACGACGACGGGATCGCAGCACGCGCTCGACCTCGTCGCGAAGCTGTTCCTCGACCCCGGCGACGTCGTGCTCGCGGAGTCGCCGAGTTACGTCGGTGCGATCGGCACGTTCCGCTCGTACCAGGCGGACGTCGTGCACGTCGACATCGACGCCGACGGGCTCGACCCGGACGCGCTCTCCGCCACGATCACGCGCTTGCGTGCCGAAGGACGGCACATCAAGTTCCTCTACACGGTCGCGAACTTCAACAATCCCTCCGCGATCACGATGTCGCTCGAGCGGCGCAGGCAGATCCTCGAGATCTGCCGCCGCGAGCACATCCTCATCCTCGAGGACAATCCGTACGGGCTGCTCTACTTCGACGAACCCGCACCGCCGGCGATCCGCTCCCTCGACGCCGACGGGGTGATCTATCTCGGCTCGTTCTCGAAGATCCTCTCGCCCGGCCTGCGCGTCGGCTACGTCCTGGCGCCGCACGCGATCCGCGAGAAGCTGATCCTGGCCGTCGAGTCGTCGATCCTCTCGCCGTCGACGTTCAACCAGTGGGTCGTCACGGAGTACCTGCGGCAGAGCGACTGGCAGGAGCAGATCGAGGAGTACCGGGGGGTGTATCGCGAGCGCCGTGATGCGATGGACGAGGCCCTTCGCGAGCACCTGCCGCAGTTCACGTGGACGAAGCCCGGTGGCGGCTTCTTCACGTGGCTGCAATTGAGTGAGGACCTCGACTCGAAGCAGATGCTCCCGCGCGCGGTGACCGAGCTCGTCGCCTACACCCCGGGGACGGCGTTCTTCGCCGACGGACGCGGGCATCACGAGATGCGGCTGTCGTTCTGCTTCCCGACGCCCGATCGGATCCGCACGGGCGTGCGGCGTCTCGCGAACGTCATCAACGGCGAGCTCGAACTGCTCGACACGTTCCGCGGCACGACGAGGCGGACCATCGCCGACACCGGTGTCGTGACGCCGCCGCCCAACATCAACTAG
- the trxA gene encoding thioredoxin, with protein MSNAINATTATFQDEIEGTDKTVLVDFWAAWCGPCRQVSPILDQLAEEHENLKLVKVDVDAEPQLAAQYGITSIPAMKVFKDGKQVSEFIGSRPKAVLERELAAFL; from the coding sequence ATGTCCAACGCCATCAACGCGACCACAGCCACGTTCCAGGACGAGATCGAGGGCACCGACAAGACGGTCCTCGTCGACTTCTGGGCCGCCTGGTGCGGTCCGTGTCGTCAGGTCTCGCCCATCCTCGACCAGCTGGCCGAGGAACACGAGAACCTCAAGCTCGTGAAGGTCGACGTCGACGCCGAACCGCAGCTCGCTGCGCAGTACGGCATCACCTCGATCCCGGCCATGAAGGTCTTCAAGGACGGCAAGCAGGTCTCGGAGTTCATCGGGTCGCGGCCGAAGGCCGTCCTCGAGCGCGAGCTCGCGGCCTTCCTCTGA
- the trxB gene encoding thioredoxin-disulfide reductase, which yields MRNVVIVGSGPAGYTAAIYAARAGLKPVVITSSVEIGGELMNTTDVENFPGFPDGVMGPDLMEKLQAQAERFGAELVNDDVTELHLDGPVKRVVTSYSGEFEALTVILATGSAYRRLGLESEDRLAGRGVSWCATCDGAFFKEQHIAVVGGGDSAMEEATFLTRFADRVTIIHRSENLRASNIMIERARANPKIDWRLNATVEEVLGDPNVTGIRLRDTVTGEESTLDVTGLFVAIGNDPRTDLVQGKVDLTAEGTIAVEGRSSRTSVPGVFACGDVVDPHYRQAITAAGSGCVAALDAEHHLTGLPTELLAQDAWTDEDADLVTSAVESDGTATDATFTFTPVALGDQRD from the coding sequence ATGCGCAACGTCGTCATCGTCGGTTCCGGCCCAGCCGGTTACACGGCAGCCATCTACGCGGCCCGCGCCGGTCTCAAACCCGTCGTCATCACGTCGAGCGTGGAGATCGGTGGCGAGCTCATGAACACGACGGACGTCGAGAACTTCCCCGGTTTCCCCGACGGCGTCATGGGCCCCGACCTCATGGAGAAGCTCCAGGCGCAGGCCGAGCGCTTCGGCGCGGAGCTCGTGAACGACGACGTCACCGAGTTGCACCTCGACGGCCCGGTCAAGCGCGTCGTCACGAGCTACTCGGGCGAGTTCGAGGCCCTCACGGTCATCCTCGCGACCGGGTCGGCGTACCGTCGCCTCGGCCTCGAGTCGGAGGACCGGCTCGCCGGTCGCGGCGTCTCGTGGTGTGCGACGTGCGACGGTGCGTTCTTCAAGGAGCAGCACATCGCGGTCGTCGGCGGCGGTGACTCCGCGATGGAGGAGGCGACCTTCCTCACGCGCTTCGCCGATCGGGTCACGATCATCCACCGCTCCGAGAACCTGCGCGCCTCGAACATCATGATCGAGCGCGCCCGCGCGAACCCGAAGATCGATTGGCGGCTCAACGCGACGGTCGAGGAGGTGCTCGGTGACCCGAACGTGACGGGGATCCGGCTGCGCGACACCGTCACGGGTGAGGAGTCGACGCTCGACGTGACGGGGCTGTTCGTCGCGATCGGCAACGATCCGCGCACCGACCTCGTCCAGGGCAAGGTCGATCTGACGGCCGAGGGCACGATCGCGGTCGAGGGGCGCAGTTCGCGCACGAGCGTGCCGGGCGTCTTCGCGTGCGGTGACGTCGTCGATCCCCACTACCGCCAGGCGATCACGGCTGCCGGCTCCGGCTGCGTCGCAGCCCTCGACGCCGAGCACCACCTCACGGGGCTCCCGACCGAGTTGCTCGCGCAGGACGCCTGGACCGACGAGGACGCGGACCTCGTCACGTCCGCGGTCGAGTCCGACGGCACCGCCACGGACGCCACATTCACGTTCACCCCCGTCGCGCTCGGCGACCAGCGCGACTGA
- a CDS encoding murein biosynthesis integral membrane protein MurJ produces the protein MAGGGIGRASALLASGTMVSRVLGFVKAIILANTIGIVGSASADAFQNAMQLPSNIYSIIAGGMLSAVLIPQVVRAARHEDGGQSYINRLVTLAIVVLGGLTVVATLAVPLISMIYGASLDPANLALVVAFGFWCMPQVFFYGLYAVLGEILNARGMFGPFTWAPVINNVVSIVGLFAFSAIFGADPSGTRPVEAWTPDMVAFLGGTTTLGVAIQAMVLFLFWRRVGLRYRPDFHFRGTGLGRAGKLASWTFGMLLITQSAGIVETIVLNIAFGQAASVAAFSNAFLIFALPHAVVAVSIATAYFTRMSEAASESRMADYVRDFSGGARLIGLFIVFAALGIAVISPAFARIFESTQTGVDSLAIVLCCFLLGLVPFCGLFLVQRAFYALEDTRSQFWVFLSTLPVHVFLMAMASTLPVEFIAAGLALAQTVMSAVRLSILFTLLRRRVGGVDAARIVRSYTVYGVAAVAAALVGVGLMWLLGAYDHEGFARSGLVNALVACAVGGTVMAIVYVVVLAVMRSSDLRDALAPVLRRFGKGRAASVEEIEPEPAEIDWSAGPATELIQVEDLPQAPEPPTDPVGVPSRPTPEELEVAAQRAARVSEREEHAYAGAWSMQGATGDLTTAGIILPMHATSTTGPRTRRERRELEARAAAALQARRIAAERARAAAERAGRPPHETDGPGGPVGAPWPGAAGDAQAVPDAHAEHRTPSASDGARQLPERWRNAPPADPTSAQRLQRTPTERPARRTPPSGTAPQPERRARETPDSSAHPPTQRFAAAPPAAAEGRAAHPTNGSERRTEPPATPRPQDRTPPRRTPPPTVDPDDGESGQDLLASWFGDDD, from the coding sequence ATGGCCGGAGGTGGGATCGGCCGCGCGAGTGCACTGCTCGCGTCGGGCACGATGGTGTCCCGCGTCCTCGGTTTCGTGAAGGCGATCATCCTCGCCAACACGATCGGTATCGTCGGCTCGGCCTCGGCGGACGCGTTCCAGAACGCGATGCAATTGCCGAGCAACATCTACTCGATCATCGCCGGCGGCATGCTCAGCGCCGTCCTCATCCCGCAGGTCGTGCGCGCCGCGCGGCACGAGGACGGTGGACAGAGCTACATCAACCGGCTCGTGACGCTCGCGATCGTCGTCCTCGGTGGCCTCACGGTCGTCGCCACACTCGCGGTGCCGCTCATCTCGATGATCTACGGGGCATCGCTCGACCCGGCGAACCTCGCCCTCGTCGTCGCCTTCGGCTTCTGGTGCATGCCCCAGGTCTTCTTCTACGGCCTGTACGCGGTGCTCGGCGAGATCCTGAACGCGCGCGGCATGTTCGGTCCCTTCACGTGGGCGCCCGTCATCAACAACGTCGTGTCGATCGTCGGACTGTTCGCGTTCAGTGCGATCTTCGGTGCCGACCCCTCCGGCACGCGCCCGGTCGAGGCGTGGACACCCGACATGGTCGCGTTCCTCGGCGGGACGACGACGCTCGGTGTCGCGATCCAGGCGATGGTGCTGTTCCTCTTCTGGCGCCGCGTCGGCCTGCGGTACCGGCCGGACTTCCACTTCCGCGGCACGGGGCTCGGTCGAGCGGGCAAGCTCGCGAGCTGGACGTTCGGGATGCTGCTCATCACGCAGTCGGCGGGCATCGTCGAGACGATCGTGCTCAACATCGCGTTCGGGCAGGCGGCGAGCGTCGCGGCCTTCTCGAACGCGTTCCTCATCTTCGCGCTCCCGCACGCCGTCGTCGCGGTCTCGATCGCGACGGCGTACTTCACGCGCATGAGCGAGGCGGCGAGCGAGAGTCGCATGGCCGACTACGTGCGCGACTTCAGCGGCGGCGCACGCCTCATCGGCCTGTTCATCGTGTTCGCGGCGCTCGGGATCGCCGTCATATCGCCCGCGTTCGCGCGCATCTTCGAGTCGACACAGACGGGCGTCGACTCGCTCGCGATCGTGCTGTGCTGTTTCCTGCTCGGGCTCGTGCCGTTCTGCGGCCTGTTCCTCGTCCAGCGGGCCTTCTACGCCCTCGAGGACACGCGCAGCCAGTTCTGGGTCTTCCTCAGCACGCTGCCGGTGCACGTGTTCCTCATGGCGATGGCGTCGACGCTGCCCGTGGAGTTCATCGCCGCGGGGCTCGCGCTCGCACAGACGGTCATGTCGGCCGTGCGTCTCTCGATCCTGTTCACGCTGCTCCGGCGACGCGTGGGCGGCGTCGACGCGGCGCGGATCGTTCGCTCGTACACGGTCTACGGCGTCGCGGCGGTCGCCGCCGCCCTCGTCGGTGTCGGGCTCATGTGGCTCCTCGGTGCGTACGATCACGAGGGCTTCGCCCGCTCGGGCCTCGTGAACGCGCTCGTCGCGTGTGCCGTCGGCGGCACCGTCATGGCGATCGTCTACGTCGTCGTCCTCGCGGTCATGCGTTCGAGCGATCTGCGCGACGCGCTCGCCCCGGTGCTCCGACGGTTCGGGAAGGGCCGGGCGGCGTCCGTCGAGGAGATCGAGCCGGAGCCGGCGGAGATCGACTGGTCCGCGGGCCCGGCGACGGAGCTCATCCAGGTCGAGGACCTGCCGCAGGCGCCCGAACCACCGACGGACCCCGTGGGCGTCCCGTCGCGTCCGACGCCCGAGGAGCTCGAGGTCGCCGCGCAGCGTGCGGCCCGGGTGAGCGAGCGCGAGGAGCACGCGTACGCCGGGGCGTGGAGCATGCAGGGCGCGACGGGCGACCTCACGACGGCCGGCATCATCCTGCCCATGCACGCGACGTCGACGACCGGCCCGCGCACGCGACGCGAGCGTCGTGAACTCGAGGCGAGGGCCGCCGCGGCCCTGCAGGCGCGCCGGATCGCCGCCGAGCGCGCCCGGGCCGCCGCCGAGCGGGCGGGGCGGCCGCCGCACGAGACGGATGGCCCCGGCGGGCCCGTGGGCGCACCCTGGCCGGGTGCCGCAGGCGATGCGCAGGCGGTCCCGGACGCGCACGCGGAGCACCGCACGCCGAGCGCGTCGGACGGTGCACGACAGCTGCCGGAGCGCTGGCGGAACGCTCCGCCCGCCGATCCGACGTCGGCGCAGCGGTTGCAGCGCACGCCCACCGAACGTCCCGCCCGGCGGACTCCACCGAGCGGCACTGCCCCGCAACCCGAGCGCCGGGCTCGTGAGACGCCCGACTCCTCGGCCCACCCGCCGACACAGCGCTTCGCGGCCGCGCCTCCGGCGGCCGCGGAGGGACGTGCGGCCCACCCCACGAACGGCTCCGAGCGCAGGACCGAGCCACCCGCCACCCCGCGCCCGCAGGACCGCACGCCGCCGCGTCGGACGCCGCCGCCCACGGTCGACCCTGACGACGGCGAGAGCGGACAGGACCTGCTCGCGAGCTGGTTCGGCGACGACGACTGA